The window AAACGGCCGAAGCAGCGACCGCTGAGCCCGTTCCTACTGATCCTGCTGTCTGATCACTTAGCGTTCGAACGTTTGCCAGCGGAGGCCAGAGCGAAACTGATTGCTCGACGAGCAGGCTTGGCGAACACGTGTCGAAACCGCGGAACCCCGCGGTTGGATCCTGCGTTATGATGGAGCGAGGGATGTGACGGCCAGCCGGTTGGCTGAGCCGCGGCATTTCGGGTGGACGATCGCTTATTCAGCCATATCGCTTTTTCAGCCATACAGGGCTCTGACGTGACATTTCCTTTTCGCCTCGGTTTTGAATCGCCCGACTACCTTTGGTGGTTGATAGCGTTGCCATTGCTGTGGTGGATGGGATGGTCGCATTTGCGAGTCCTGGGTGCATGGCGACGCGTGTTTGCTTTGGTCGTGCGGACCGTTGTTTGGACCGCGATCGTTGCGGCACTGGCCGGAGTTCAACTGGTTTGGACCAGCGATCGGGTCACGGTCATGTACGTGCTGGATCAAAGCGAGAGCATACCGTCGTCAAAACGGACGGCGATGTTGGACTACGTGATCGAATCGGTTCGTCGGCACCGCAATGCAACGCGAGGTGACCGTGCGGGCATCATCGTTTTCGGTCGAGACGCGATGATCGAGATTCCGCCATACGACGACAACGTGCCACCGATTCGTCGTCTGGAAAGTTTGCTCGAACGTACTGACGCGACCAACCTGGAAACGGCACTCAATCTCGCTCAGGCGTCCATGCCCGAGGACACGTCTCGACGCATCGTGATCGTGACCGACGGTAACGAGAACATGGGCGAAGCCCGCCGGATCGGAAGTCGCATTGTCGACGCAGGAATCGGGATTGATGTGGTTCCGGTGTTGAAAGAGGCCGGCGGAGAGGTATTGGTTGAGAAGATCGATTTGCCGAGTAATATTCGCAAAGGCCAACCTTTTGAAGCTCGCATCGTGGTTGACCGCCAAGGCGCAATGCCGACCGACTCAGACAAACCCGTGACGGGGCGACTAAGGGTCAAGCAAAAAGTTGCCGGCGAAGAAGCATTGTTGCTGGAGCAGACGGTCGAGCTGCAACCGGGCAAGAATGTGTTTCCGCTGCAGCACAAAATTGACCAACCAGCAGCCTACACCTATGAAGCCGAGTTCATCGCGGATGAAGATGAAGACGACTCGCTGACGCAGAACAACAGCGCGACCGGGTACACGTACGTCCGTGGCAAAGGTCGTGTGCTTTTGATTCACGGACCGGAAGACATTGGCGACTTCGAATTGCTGATCGCGACGCTGCGTGATTCCAACATCGAAGTGACGCCGATGCCGACCACGCAACTCTTCGGTTCGCTGGCGGAGTTGCAGCCTTACGACGCGGTGATCTTGGCTGGCGTGGCCAGAGTGTCGGGCGACACAACACAAACGATTACCTCGTTTAGTGATGACCAAATTGAAATGTTGGTCCGCAATACTCAGCAACTCGGGGCTGGGTTGCTGATGATTGGCGGGCCGGATTCGCTGGGTGCGGGTGGCTGGACCGGCACGGAGCTTGAAAAGGCGATGCCGGTTGATTTCCAAATCAAGAACACCAAGGTGCAAGGTGTTGGGGCGTTGGCTCTGATCATGCACGCCAGCGAAATGGCGCAGGGGAATTATTGGCAAAAGCAGATTTCAATTGCCGCGATCGAGCAACTCGGCAGTGCCGATAAAGCGGGTGTGGTTCACTGGACCATGAACGGCGACAAGTGGTTGTGGGGCGGATCCAAGGGGATGTTGGAAGTCGGCCCCAATCGTCGCGCCATGTTGGCAGCGGTCGGTCGGATGACGCCGGGTGACATGCCCGAGTTTGATCCGGCGATGCGAATGGCGGTGACCGGATTGGTTCGCACCGATGCATCCGTCAAACACTTGATCATCATCAGCGACGGTGACCCGGGACCGCCTAGCAACAGTGTCATCCAAGCGTTCAAGGACAATAGCATCACGATCAGCACCGTGGCGGTCGAATCACACGGACTGTCCGACAGCAGGCGTTTGCAAGACATCGCACGAGCGACCGGTGGGAAATACTACGCCGTCAAATCAGGGCGTGCATTGCCGGGGATCTTCCAACGCGAAGCTCGCCGGGTGACTCGCCCGTTGATCTATGAGCCACCGGGTGGCGTCATGCCACAGATCATTTTTCCGCACCCGGTGGTCGATGGCGTGGACTCGTTGCCACCCATCACCGGTTTTGTCATGACTCAGGTCAAAGACAGTCCGCTGGTTCAGGTGATCGCTCAGTCGCCCAAACCCAGCACACCGGAAAATGCGACAATCTTGGCGACTTGGACGTATGGTCTGGGGCGTTCCGCCGTGCTCACAACCGACGCGGGGGCACGATGGACCAATGCGTGGACGGGGTGGCCCGGATACGAAAAATTGCATTCGCAGTTGGTGCGTTGGTTGAT of the Rhodopirellula baltica SH 1 genome contains:
- a CDS encoding VWA domain-containing protein, with protein sequence MTFPFRLGFESPDYLWWLIALPLLWWMGWSHLRVLGAWRRVFALVVRTVVWTAIVAALAGVQLVWTSDRVTVMYVLDQSESIPSSKRTAMLDYVIESVRRHRNATRGDRAGIIVFGRDAMIEIPPYDDNVPPIRRLESLLERTDATNLETALNLAQASMPEDTSRRIVIVTDGNENMGEARRIGSRIVDAGIGIDVVPVLKEAGGEVLVEKIDLPSNIRKGQPFEARIVVDRQGAMPTDSDKPVTGRLRVKQKVAGEEALLLEQTVELQPGKNVFPLQHKIDQPAAYTYEAEFIADEDEDDSLTQNNSATGYTYVRGKGRVLLIHGPEDIGDFELLIATLRDSNIEVTPMPTTQLFGSLAELQPYDAVILAGVARVSGDTTQTITSFSDDQIEMLVRNTQQLGAGLLMIGGPDSLGAGGWTGTELEKAMPVDFQIKNTKVQGVGALALIMHASEMAQGNYWQKQISIAAIEQLGSADKAGVVHWTMNGDKWLWGGSKGMLEVGPNRRAMLAAVGRMTPGDMPEFDPAMRMAVTGLVRTDASVKHLIIISDGDPGPPSNSVIQAFKDNSITISTVAVESHGLSDSRRLQDIARATGGKYYAVKSGRALPGIFQREARRVTRPLIYEPPGGVMPQIIFPHPVVDGVDSLPPITGFVMTQVKDSPLVQVIAQSPKPSTPENATILATWTYGLGRSAVLTTDAGARWTNAWTGWPGYEKLHSQLVRWLMRPTGDTGQFSLATQVKDNMVDVIVTALGEDDSFLNFLEVGGSVLDPELQPLMLEMEQTAPGRYEGSFPIDRAGTYFVNVIPGQGNAPLSTGVTVPYSEEFRYRQTNETLIAQLASMRPDGGEAGLVTEPLEAILDDALLSRDTFRGGLPLARRIRDAWPWFVLAACVLFFTDVLVRRVAIRFGFLKSWWKRMIGEAQPETATVARLDQLRQTKEDVNKQRRASPRFEPESIDIGGSKQSDIGGLDSSPGRSENTPNASRPASTSSGNDESSPTSYTERLLEAKRRAKKK